The Chitinophaga parva genomic sequence GGCCAGCTCCTGGCGTCTTTCATCGGCAATTACCTGGTTGGCCTGGTCGGCCGTGGTAGCGGTTTTCGCGGCCAGTCCTACACGGGCGCGCAGGGTTTTTACCAGGTTCATAGCGCCGGCAATATCACCTTTATGCACCAGGGCTTCTGCTTTCAGCAGCATGATCTCGGGGAGACGCAGCATGTAGAAATCATTGGTGCCGTGGTTAGGATCATTGTACTTGGTAATGAAAGGATAACGGGATACAGCCCAGTAGCTGTCGTTAAACTGGCCGGTCACGTTCAGGAAGGTGATGGATGCGTGCAGGCGCACACTGTCACCGTCATTCACAAACAGTTTCACGAGATCGTTGGTAGGCGTGCTGAATTTTTTCCAGCCACCGCCAATGAATTGCTTGGTGGCGTCATCATATCCTACAAAGATGGAAGGTACCCAGTTGCCCACCTTATCACCGGTATCGTAGCCATCAAACACCATTTCCCAGATCGCTTCTGAATTGCTTTTGTGGGCATTATCCCACAGGAAATTATAGTCGCTCAGCAATGTGTAGCTGGGGATCACCTTGTCGCAATAGTAGCTTACGGAATCCCAGTTGGGCGTGGGCATGCTGGAATAAACCTTTGCAAGGGTAGCCCATGCAGCGCCTTTGGACACGATGTATTTGGAGGAAGTGGCGCCCACGTCCTGCGCATTGTCCTTCGCATACCACAGGTCGTTCAGGATGGCTTCGTATACGGAATCCACGCCGGAACGGGGTTTTAGGGAGGTCTCGATCAGCGTTTCCGCGGTGCTGTTGTCAGACGGTACCAGTTTCAAGGGAACCCCACCATACAGTCGCACCAGGTCAAAGTAGTTGAAGGCACGCATGAACATGGCTTCTGCCAGGATCTGTCTGCGGCGGGTTTCGTTCAGGGCGGCGTCCTTGCTGCGGCTTACGTTCTGGATGGTTACATTGGCGCGGCCAATGAAAGAATAGGCATCAGCAAAGTCGCGGTTCACGTTCCCGTTCAGGGAGTTGGCTGTGAATTTGTCCAGGGTGATATTATCCGCGTTGTCGCCACCTGCATAGCAGTTATCGGAGATCACATCGCCATTGGTGATCTTGTCAAATACAGACCATTCCAGGTTGTCAGCCTTGTAGTAGCGGTACAGGCCTGCCACGGACGCTTCTGCGTCCGCGGCGGAAATGGATACGCTGGTATCAGTGGAGTAGATGCCCTGTGTAGTCGGATTTTTATCCAGCAGTTTAGAGCAGCTGCTCATTACACCGGCAGCCATCACTATCACGGAGGCGTTATAAAGAAATTTATTTTTCATGATGTTATTCAGTTTTGAATGTGCTTAAAAGAAATGCCGGTACGCTTTTATTTTAAACTGATGTTGATACCTGCCAGGATGGTTTTTGCCTGCGGGTAAGCACCATTGTCAATACCCAGTGACACGTTCCGGTCTACGCTGCTCGCGGTGGAGTTAGTGTAGCTGCTCACTTCGGGATCAAAGCCGGTATACTTGGTGATGGTAAACAGGTTCTGACCGGAGACGTACACTGATGCTGCGCCGATACCGATGTGATCCAGGATGCGCTGGGGGATGTGGTATGCCAGCGTGATCGTTTTGAAACGCAGGTAAGAACCATTTTCAACAAAACGGCTGGACACTACAGAGTTGTCAACGCTATTGGGGCTTACGGCCGGGATATCGGTCTTGTCACCCGGATGCTGCCAGCGGCGCAGTACCGCAGTGCTTTGGTTAGAAGTATTCATCATGCCTTCCAGTTCTGTACGCAGACCGTTGTAGATCTTGTTGCCCTGGGAGCCCTGGATGAATACAGACAGGTCAAAGTTCTTGTAGTTCACGGTGTTGGTCATGCCGTAGGTGAACTTTGGTTGTGCATTGCCCAGGAAGCGGCGGTCAGAAGGTTTGGTGCCGCTGTAAGGCACGGCCTTGCCATCGCTGGTGAGGTATAGCTGTGCACCGGTGTTGGGGTCCACTCCAGCGGCCTCGTAACCGTAAAATTCACCCAGGGGCTTGCCTACAGCCAGGTTGATGGCATTGCCGCGGGCATAGATATTTCCATAGATCGGCATGGCGGTGATGCCATTTTCCAATGCCAGGATCTTGTTCTGGTTGAAGGAGATATTGAAATCGGTGGTCCAGTTCACTGCCTTGCCAACAATGTTTTTGCTGGAAACAGCCAGTTCCTCACCGATGTTGCGCATGCTGGCATTGTTCATCAGTACGGACTGTACCAGTTCACCGGAAAGGGTAATGGGCAGCAATACGTTCTTGGTGTTTTTCCAGTAGAAGTCACCGGTTACAGACAGGCGGTTGTTCAGCAGCGTGGCGTCAAAACCAATGTTTGTCTGGGTGGTGGTTTCCCATTTCAGGTTCTGTAGTGCAATGGAAGAGGGCGTAAAGGTCAGTGACCCGTTGCTGATTCCGTAATCCAGGAGGCTCAGGTGGGAATAGCTGCCAATGCCTTCCTGGTTACCGTTCTGGCCCCAGCCGGCGCGGATCTTCAGGTCATTGATAAAGCGGATGTCTCTCATGAAATCTTCCTGAGAAATTCTCCAGCCGGCAGATACGGACGGGAACACCGCGTTACGGTTGGCGGTAGAGAATTTGGAGGACTGGTCATTACGGATATTGGCCTCCAGCAGGTATTTGCCATCATAGTCGTAATTGATCCTGCCCAGGTAGGAGATGAGCGCCCATTGGTCCTGGCTGATAGTGGGAATGCCTTTGGTCAGCGCCAGTTGCCACATGGTATTGAAGGGCAGATGACGGTACTGGGGATCCAGGCGGTTGGCGTTGATGTAAGTCTGCTGCCAGTCAGAGTTCTGGGCAGTCCAGCCGGCCAGGGCGCCAAAATTACTCTTGCCCCAACGGTGGTTGTACTTCAGGGTTTGCTCACTCAGCCAACTCAGTTCTGTGGAAGTGGTCTGGGAAAGTGCACCGCCCTGGCCGCGACCGTAGTTGGTCAGGAACGGATCCAGGAAATAAGTGCTCTTATTGTTCTTATAGTCAATACCAAAACGGGTAGTGAACACCAGGTCTTTGTAGAACTTGATGTCTGCACCGAGGTTGCTTACCAGGCGGTCGTTAGTGTTGGCCGTGCGGGAGCCGATGATGGCACCCAGCGGGTTTTCCCAGCCGGTGGAGGGGTTGGCACCGATCCAGCCGTTTGCCTGGTATTGCGGCACGGTGGGAGGTGTGGTCAGCGCGGAGGCCACCACGCCGCCTTTGGCTGCGCTCAGGTTATCGCTTACGTCATTATTGGTAACGCGGGAAATGATCGTGGAAGAGGTTACATCCAGCCATTTGGTCACGTGGCTGTTCAGGTTTACGCGGCCATTAATGCGGTCAAAGTTGGCCGGGCGTATCATACCGGTTTGCTTGTTGTAATCCAGTGCCACATAATGCTGGGTCTTTTCAGTGCCGCCGGATGCCGCTACGTGGTAGTTTTGCTGGCTGCCATGGCGGAACACCTGGTCCGGCCAGTTGATATTGGTAGCATTTACCAGTGAGTCGGAAATCGTGCCGGCACCATAGCTTTCATTCATATAGGCCTGGTATTGCTTGCCATTCAGCACGCTCACCATGTTAGTGGGCTTGCTGTCGCCCCAATAAGCGGAGGCCTCGATTTTGGATTTACCAGCGGTGCCTTTCTTGGTAGTGATGATCACCACACCGTTCGCAGCGCGGGTACCATAGATCGCAGTGGAAGCCGCGTCTTTCAATACGGAAAAAGATTCGATGTCATCTGCGCTATAGGCGCTGATGTCCGGGGTAATGATGCCATCCACTACGTACAGCGGATCGTTACCGGAACTGATGGAAGAGGAGCCACGGATACGGATGCTCAGGCCTGCACCGGGCTTACCGGATACAGAGGTCACCTGCACCCCGGCGGCCTTGCCCTGCAACGCTTCTGCTGCGTTCACGATCGGGCGGTTGGCAATATCAGCGGCAGTTACCACGGATACAGCACCGGTCAGGTCCTTCTTTTTCTGGGTACCGTACCCCACTACCACCACCTGGGTCAGATCAGTGCCGGCGGTGCTTAAGTGCACCACGATATTCTCCCGGCCACCAATAGCCACGGTCTGGGCTTTATAACCAATAAAAGAAAATTCAAGCGAGGCATTTCCGGGGGCATTAATGTTAAAGGCGCCCTTTGCGTCTGTGGTGGTACCGGAATTAGTACCTACCAGCCGGATGGTAACGCCGGGCAACCCGTTGCCCAGGGTATCGCTCACGGTACCATGTACGGAGATGTTTTGCGCAATGGACAGGGACGTAACTGCCATCAGCAAGGCCAGGAAGGCCAGGAACTTTTGCTTCATAACGTGCAAGATGTTTTAGAAAAAGGGATACGATCGTCGGTTTAGATTATGGAACATTGGCCGTGGTAATGGTTGCAGCTAAACAACCTGGAAGTTCATAACGGAGCCGATTTAATAACACAATTTTAACAAGACAAAATTAAGGGGTAGGGATGGAGAAAAACAAATAAATTTTTATGTAAACGATTGATTTTTAATTAGTTGATTGAATTTTGATGCGGTTGGGTACCGTGAAGGCTAAAATAACAATGGGCTGATAACTAACGGGTTATTGAAATGGAACTAAGCAGGATCGGTTTTTATTGATACGCCTCCATACAAGTGAAAAAAAGAGCTGAAAAGCTATAACACCAGCTTACTCCACCCTCCCGCATCGGCGGTTTTCAACTCCTTTTTCCGTTCCTCCATTACAGATTTCACCTTATGCTGGTAACTCCAGCAGGTGCTCTGGCGGATGTCCAGCAGCTCACTCAGCTTGTGGGAAGAGATCTTCCCCTTGCTCGTATAAATAAGAAATACGATATAAAAGGCCTTATTAATGGGGATACGGGTGTTCTGGAAAATGGTATTGGCCAGCACGGATTCCTCGTAGCTGCACCGGGAGCAGCGCCGGCTGAAGGGCGCATGGCCGGCAAAGTAATGCTCATGGCCACACTTATAACAATGGTACCCCTGCTGCCACTTCAGCTCCGCCAGGAAGCGGAAGCAGCTTTCATTATCCGGGTAGGTCCGGCTAAATTCCTCAAAATCCACGGGGGCGCTCAGCGCACGGGCGCGGCTTACCTTTTCCACGTTGTGCAGCAACTGCTGGTTATCTTCTTCCAGCAGGGTGTTCATGCGGAGGATTTCCTCGGACTGGAGCTTCAGCAACTGGTTGGCATCGTTTAGCTCCTGGTTCTGGGCCTCGATGAGGGAATTTTGAGACAATAGTTCCTGGTTCTGCGCCTCGATCAGGTGGTTTTTCTCCACCAGCTCCTGGGTGCGCTCTTTTACCTGCTGCTCCAGCTGCTGGTTGATGCTGTCTTTCAGCCTTGCATTGGCCGTCATTTGCCGGATGATCTCCTGCTGGGCTTTTTCTTTTTTCTTTTTCAGGAGGCGCAGCTTATCGCCAATGGCAAAGGAGAGGAAGAACATTTCCAGGATAAAACAGAAACTCAGGCTGTAGTAACTCACCGCCCCAAAATTCAGCCAGCTATACCCCAGCATGATAAAGAACTTCAGCATAAAGCCGGCAAACAGGAAGCTGTATCCCAGCACAAAGAAGCGGGCCGCCCGGTAGCCGGTACGGTAAATATAAATGCCGCTGTAAAAAGCCAGTGCCAGCGGGACGATCTCGATGAACTTATAATTGAACCAATACTGGTTAAAAAGAAGGCAGATCAGGAAAAAGGCGACCCGCGCTATGATCACCCCGATGATCAGCTTATTGAGCCGGGGCGCGCGGGCCCGTACATACAGCAGGGAGCGGGTAAATGCCAGGGCAAATACGCTCATGCAACACAGCGGCACCGCATAGGCATACTGGTTCCAGCGCGGGGCATCCGGCCAGATGTACTGGTAGGCAATACCATCCGTGCTCATTTCAAAAAAAGCCACGCTGATGATATATAAAATATACCACAGGTACTGGCGCTGCCGCATGGTGATGAACATGATCAGGTTGTAAAAGCAAAAGATCAGGATCATCCCGTAAAACAGGCCAAAGGTGATGTACTCCGTAAGCGCGTAGGCGATGAACTTATTGATGCTGCGCAATACCACGATCATATCTGCCGTCTGGGCGGAGCGTACCCGGAAATAGTACACAGACTCGCCGGGATAGCTGTTGTCCAGCTTCAGTTCAAAATTCTTGTGGCGGAAGGTGCGCTGGGAAAAAGGGTAGGCATCTCCCAATTGTACCAGGTGGTATTGGTGATTACTGTCTGGCAGGAAGGCCTGCAGGTCGTCTATGGTCTGGTCAAAGAATTCCAGGATGTATTGCTTGTCCAGCCCGGGGTTGCGGCGGATCTTAATGCGGTACCAGTAGTAAATATTGGGCTTGCTGTTGCCTGGCGTGCTGGTCCTGCTGGCTTTGAAGGCGGTATCCGGCAGGGCCAGGATCTGCTCCAGGGTGTGGGGCTGACGCCCGTCTTCCAGCCACTGGATCTCCTGGAAGGTAAAGATATGCTGGTCTTCCTGCGCGCTCACGCCCACGGCCTGCTGGGCATGGGTGGCAAACGGCATCAAGTATAACAGCAGCAAAACGATCCTTCTCATCAGCATGTATGGTGGCAAGGGCGCAAAGATACGACCAGGGGGCATAAAAAGAGCCGGTAATTGCTACATCACCGGCTTTCCTTTATCTGTAAGATCAAATTTTTAGTTTTCTACCAGCACGGCTTCAGATGCTTGCTTGCCGGAGGCTTGTTTTTGCTGGTCTTTTATTTTGTTGCTATCCAGCACTTTCTTGGGTACCTCGCGGATGTCCCAGATAATGCCAAAGAAGCCCAGGGTGCGGAGGACGTAGTAAGTGATGTCAAACTCCCACCAGTAGAAGCCCTGGCGTGCGGCGCTCTGGTAGTAGTGGTGGTTGTTGTGCCAGCCTTCGCCCAGGGTGATCAGCGCCAGGATAGGGCTGTTCTTGCTGTAGTCGCCGGTGATATAGCGGGGGCGGCCCCATTTGTGCATCAGGGAGTTGATGGTGAAGGTGCCATGGTACAGGATGATGGTGCTCAGGAAGAAGCCGATCAGCAGGGTGCTGAAGCCGGCGTGCCAGGCAAAGAAACTGCCTCCGTTTACCTTGTTACCTACAAAGTAACAGGCTACTGCCAGCACTACTGCGGGTACCATGTGCCACTTGTTCAGCCACACCAGTTCACGGTTCTTGAAGTCCTTGATCAGGTCAAAGCGGGTTTGCTTGTGCTCGGGGCCCATGATCCAGCCGATGTGGGCGTACCAGAAGCCATACACGTTGGCGGAGTGGGGATCTTCCGGGGTATCGCTGTGTTTGTGGTGGATGCGGTGATTGGATGCCCACCACAGGGCACCTTTCTGCAGGCTGCTCTGTGCGCCGCCGGCCAGGATGAATTGGAAGAATCGCGAGGTCTTAAACGTGCGATGCGAGAAATATCGGTGATAGCCACCTGTTACAAAGAACATGCGGACTACATACAAAGATGCACACAGGATCCAGTCAAAGGCAGTGACGTGGGTAAAGAAAGCCAGCAGTGGCAGGGCGTGTATACCAAGAAAATCTATCTGGTGCAGCCAGATCGGTGGTTTCCGGTCTTGTTTAACCATGTTGTTGTTCATGCGACAAAAATAAAATTTACTAAGAACGCTCCAGATGATAATTGTCATCCGGATAATTGAGCAAAGATAGCCGAATGATACTATAACTAC encodes the following:
- a CDS encoding RagB/SusD family nutrient uptake outer membrane protein; amino-acid sequence: MKNKFLYNASVIVMAAGVMSSCSKLLDKNPTTQGIYSTDTSVSISAADAEASVAGLYRYYKADNLEWSVFDKITNGDVISDNCYAGGDNADNITLDKFTANSLNGNVNRDFADAYSFIGRANVTIQNVSRSKDAALNETRRRQILAEAMFMRAFNYFDLVRLYGGVPLKLVPSDNSTAETLIETSLKPRSGVDSVYEAILNDLWYAKDNAQDVGATSSKYIVSKGAAWATLAKVYSSMPTPNWDSVSYYCDKVIPSYTLLSDYNFLWDNAHKSNSEAIWEMVFDGYDTGDKVGNWVPSIFVGYDDATKQFIGGGWKKFSTPTNDLVKLFVNDGDSVRLHASITFLNVTGQFNDSYWAVSRYPFITKYNDPNHGTNDFYMLRLPEIMLLKAEALVHKGDIAGAMNLVKTLRARVGLAAKTATTADQANQVIADERRQELAFEGIRWFDLLRTGKAQEVMQAQKDGNGTSLGYSVPDYRLLMPIPQQQIDLNPKLVQNPGY
- a CDS encoding SusC/RagA family TonB-linked outer membrane protein; the encoded protein is MKQKFLAFLALLMAVTSLSIAQNISVHGTVSDTLGNGLPGVTIRLVGTNSGTTTDAKGAFNINAPGNASLEFSFIGYKAQTVAIGGRENIVVHLSTAGTDLTQVVVVGYGTQKKKDLTGAVSVVTAADIANRPIVNAAEALQGKAAGVQVTSVSGKPGAGLSIRIRGSSSISSGNDPLYVVDGIITPDISAYSADDIESFSVLKDAASTAIYGTRAANGVVIITTKKGTAGKSKIEASAYWGDSKPTNMVSVLNGKQYQAYMNESYGAGTISDSLVNATNINWPDQVFRHGSQQNYHVAASGGTEKTQHYVALDYNKQTGMIRPANFDRINGRVNLNSHVTKWLDVTSSTIISRVTNNDVSDNLSAAKGGVVASALTTPPTVPQYQANGWIGANPSTGWENPLGAIIGSRTANTNDRLVSNLGADIKFYKDLVFTTRFGIDYKNNKSTYFLDPFLTNYGRGQGGALSQTTSTELSWLSEQTLKYNHRWGKSNFGALAGWTAQNSDWQQTYINANRLDPQYRHLPFNTMWQLALTKGIPTISQDQWALISYLGRINYDYDGKYLLEANIRNDQSSKFSTANRNAVFPSVSAGWRISQEDFMRDIRFINDLKIRAGWGQNGNQEGIGSYSHLSLLDYGISNGSLTFTPSSIALQNLKWETTTQTNIGFDATLLNNRLSVTGDFYWKNTKNVLLPITLSGELVQSVLMNNASMRNIGEELAVSSKNIVGKAVNWTTDFNISFNQNKILALENGITAMPIYGNIYARGNAINLAVGKPLGEFYGYEAAGVDPNTGAQLYLTSDGKAVPYSGTKPSDRRFLGNAQPKFTYGMTNTVNYKNFDLSVFIQGSQGNKIYNGLRTELEGMMNTSNQSTAVLRRWQHPGDKTDIPAVSPNSVDNSVVSSRFVENGSYLRFKTITLAYHIPQRILDHIGIGAASVYVSGQNLFTITKYTGFDPEVSSYTNSTASSVDRNVSLGIDNGAYPQAKTILAGINISLK
- a CDS encoding 7TM diverse intracellular signaling domain-containing protein, which encodes MRRIVLLLLYLMPFATHAQQAVGVSAQEDQHIFTFQEIQWLEDGRQPHTLEQILALPDTAFKASRTSTPGNSKPNIYYWYRIKIRRNPGLDKQYILEFFDQTIDDLQAFLPDSNHQYHLVQLGDAYPFSQRTFRHKNFELKLDNSYPGESVYYFRVRSAQTADMIVVLRSINKFIAYALTEYITFGLFYGMILIFCFYNLIMFITMRQRQYLWYILYIISVAFFEMSTDGIAYQYIWPDAPRWNQYAYAVPLCCMSVFALAFTRSLLYVRARAPRLNKLIIGVIIARVAFFLICLLFNQYWFNYKFIEIVPLALAFYSGIYIYRTGYRAARFFVLGYSFLFAGFMLKFFIMLGYSWLNFGAVSYYSLSFCFILEMFFLSFAIGDKLRLLKKKKEKAQQEIIRQMTANARLKDSINQQLEQQVKERTQELVEKNHLIEAQNQELLSQNSLIEAQNQELNDANQLLKLQSEEILRMNTLLEEDNQQLLHNVEKVSRARALSAPVDFEEFSRTYPDNESCFRFLAELKWQQGYHCYKCGHEHYFAGHAPFSRRCSRCSYEESVLANTIFQNTRIPINKAFYIVFLIYTSKGKISSHKLSELLDIRQSTCWSYQHKVKSVMEERKKELKTADAGGWSKLVL
- a CDS encoding acyl-CoA desaturase produces the protein MNNNMVKQDRKPPIWLHQIDFLGIHALPLLAFFTHVTAFDWILCASLYVVRMFFVTGGYHRYFSHRTFKTSRFFQFILAGGAQSSLQKGALWWASNHRIHHKHSDTPEDPHSANVYGFWYAHIGWIMGPEHKQTRFDLIKDFKNRELVWLNKWHMVPAVVLAVACYFVGNKVNGGSFFAWHAGFSTLLIGFFLSTIILYHGTFTINSLMHKWGRPRYITGDYSKNSPILALITLGEGWHNNHHYYQSAARQGFYWWEFDITYYVLRTLGFFGIIWDIREVPKKVLDSNKIKDQQKQASGKQASEAVLVEN